A genomic stretch from Frigoribacterium sp. PvP032 includes:
- a CDS encoding methionine ABC transporter ATP-binding protein, which yields MPAITLTDVVKTYPPREKGAAPLTAVDGVSLEIADGEIFGIIGYSGAGKSTLVRLINALEPTTSGRIEIDGRPVTGLRERELRGVRAGIGMIFQQFNLFSSKTVWGNVEFPLKAAGVPKADHQRRISELLHFVGLADKAHARPDQLSGGQKQRVGIARALATSPGVLLADEATSALDPETTQEVLALLRRVNAELGITIVVITHEMDVIKSIADRVAVMDRGRVVEIGRTFEVFSAPREASTRRFVSTVVAGSPAGDDLAALRRRHEGRLVTVRVSEGGVDQQQVFGVLARHGVRFEIVFGGIDEIGGRTFGTLTLALTGADGDVSAAVAELGAAATELPASLATEATTEAAPDRPTHDEEAR from the coding sequence ATGCCCGCCATCACCCTGACCGACGTCGTCAAGACCTATCCGCCCCGCGAGAAGGGCGCCGCCCCGCTGACGGCCGTCGACGGCGTCAGCCTCGAGATCGCCGACGGCGAGATCTTCGGGATCATCGGCTACTCCGGCGCCGGCAAGAGCACGCTGGTCCGACTGATCAACGCCCTCGAGCCGACCACGAGCGGCCGGATCGAGATCGACGGCCGACCCGTGACCGGGCTGCGCGAACGCGAGCTGCGGGGCGTGCGGGCCGGCATCGGCATGATCTTCCAGCAGTTCAACCTGTTCTCGTCGAAGACGGTCTGGGGCAACGTCGAGTTCCCGCTCAAGGCCGCCGGCGTGCCGAAGGCCGACCACCAGCGGCGGATCAGCGAGCTGCTGCACTTCGTCGGGCTGGCCGACAAGGCGCACGCCCGCCCCGACCAGCTGTCGGGCGGCCAGAAGCAGCGCGTCGGCATCGCCCGCGCCCTCGCGACGTCCCCGGGCGTGCTGCTCGCCGACGAGGCGACGAGCGCGCTCGATCCCGAGACCACGCAGGAGGTGCTGGCCCTGCTCCGGCGGGTCAACGCCGAGCTGGGCATCACCATCGTCGTCATCACGCACGAGATGGACGTCATCAAGTCGATCGCCGACCGCGTGGCCGTGATGGACCGGGGACGGGTCGTCGAGATCGGGCGCACCTTCGAGGTGTTCTCGGCCCCGCGCGAAGCGTCGACACGGCGCTTCGTCTCCACCGTCGTCGCCGGCTCGCCGGCTGGCGACGACCTCGCCGCGCTCCGTCGACGCCACGAGGGCCGTCTCGTGACGGTCCGCGTGTCCGAGGGCGGCGTCGACCAGCAACAGGTCTTCGGCGTGCTCGCCCGCCACGGAGTCCGCTTCGAGATCGTCTTCGGCGGCATCGACGAGATCGGCGGCCGCACCTTCGGGACCCTGACGCTCGCCCTCACGGGCGCCGACGGCGACGTCTCCGCCGCCGTCGCCGAGCTCGGGGCCGCCGCGACCGAGCTCCCGGCCTCGCTCGCGACCGAGGCCACGACCGAGGCCGCGCCCGACCGGCCGACCCACGACGAGGAGGCACGCTGA
- a CDS encoding methionine ABC transporter permease, with amino-acid sequence MDSLIDLQPQLWKAAYETVYIVALTLLFGGLGGLLLGLALYLTREGALFANRVVFGVLNVVVNVFRPIPFIIFLAAAQPLARAVVGTGVGNTAIIFTLSLAASFAISRIVEQNLLTVQPGVVEAARAAGAGPFRIIGSIVLPEALGPLILGYTFIFVALVDMSAVAGYVGGGGLGAFALLYGYRQFDPVVTWGAVLLIIVLVQLVQFLGNHLARRALRR; translated from the coding sequence ATGGACTCCCTGATCGACCTGCAGCCCCAGCTCTGGAAGGCGGCCTACGAGACCGTCTACATCGTCGCGCTGACCTTGCTCTTCGGCGGGCTCGGCGGACTCCTCCTCGGGCTGGCGCTCTACCTCACCCGCGAGGGCGCGCTCTTCGCGAACCGCGTCGTCTTCGGCGTGCTCAACGTGGTCGTCAACGTGTTCCGGCCGATCCCGTTCATCATCTTCCTCGCGGCGGCGCAGCCCCTGGCCCGGGCGGTCGTGGGCACCGGGGTCGGCAACACCGCGATCATCTTCACGCTCTCCCTGGCGGCCTCGTTCGCGATCTCGCGCATCGTCGAGCAGAACCTGCTCACCGTCCAGCCGGGAGTCGTCGAGGCGGCCAGGGCGGCGGGGGCAGGGCCGTTCCGGATCATCGGCAGCATCGTGCTGCCCGAGGCGCTCGGACCGCTGATCCTCGGCTACACGTTCATCTTCGTGGCGCTCGTGGACATGTCGGCGGTCGCCGGCTACGTCGGCGGCGGGGGACTCGGCGCGTTCGCCCTGCTCTACGGCTACCGGCAGTTCGACCCCGTGGTCACGTGGGGCGCGGTGCTGCTCATCATCGTGCTGGTGCAGCTGGTCCAGTTCCTGGGCAACCACCTCGCGAGGAGGGCGCTCCGGCGGTGA
- a CDS encoding MoxR family ATPase — MTDTSTTPPPPAAVGTPISPADLERAARVVGAVSHAFSRKVVGQTGLRDTLLIALITGGHVLLESVPGLAKTTAAATLAQSVEASFTRIQCTPDLLPSDITGTQIYDAQKSTFVTQLGPVHSNFVLLDEINRSSAKTQSAMLEAMQERQTSIGGTVYPLPRPFLVLATQNPIEQEGTYQLPEAQLDRFLLKEVLDYPSPAEEAEVIRRIEAGVYDEQQVDAPTGVSLEDVVWLQDLAKRVYVDASIVNYIVQLIYVTRHPQQYIPGSLADYVQFGASPRASIAFMQAARALALLHGRDYVIPEDVKHLRHGVLRHRVILGYEATADDVAPETIIDAVFASVQTP, encoded by the coding sequence GTGACCGACACCTCGACGACGCCCCCGCCTCCCGCCGCGGTCGGCACCCCCATCAGCCCTGCGGACCTCGAGCGCGCGGCCCGTGTCGTCGGTGCCGTGTCCCACGCGTTCTCCCGCAAGGTGGTGGGCCAGACGGGCCTGCGCGACACCCTGCTGATCGCGCTCATCACCGGCGGGCACGTGCTGCTCGAGAGCGTCCCCGGGCTGGCCAAGACGACCGCGGCGGCGACGCTCGCGCAGTCCGTCGAGGCGAGCTTCACCCGCATCCAGTGCACCCCCGACCTGCTGCCGAGCGACATCACGGGCACGCAGATCTACGACGCCCAGAAGTCGACCTTCGTGACACAGCTCGGTCCCGTGCACTCGAACTTCGTTCTGCTCGACGAGATCAACCGCTCGAGCGCGAAGACCCAGAGCGCCATGCTCGAGGCGATGCAGGAGCGGCAGACGAGCATCGGCGGCACTGTGTACCCGCTGCCCCGGCCGTTCCTCGTGCTGGCCACGCAGAACCCCATCGAGCAGGAGGGCACCTACCAGCTGCCCGAGGCGCAGCTCGACAGGTTCCTCCTCAAAGAGGTGCTCGACTACCCGTCGCCCGCAGAAGAGGCCGAGGTCATCCGGCGCATCGAGGCCGGCGTCTACGACGAGCAGCAGGTCGACGCGCCGACCGGCGTCTCGCTCGAGGACGTCGTGTGGCTGCAAGACCTGGCCAAGCGCGTCTACGTCGACGCGTCGATCGTCAACTACATCGTGCAGCTGATCTACGTGACGCGGCACCCGCAGCAGTACATCCCCGGCAGCCTCGCCGACTACGTCCAGTTCGGCGCGAGCCCGCGCGCGAGCATCGCCTTCATGCAGGCCGCTCGCGCCCTGGCTCTGCTGCACGGCCGCGACTACGTCATCCCCGAAGACGTGAAGCACCTGCGGCACGGCGTCCTGCGGCACCGCGTCATCCTCGGCTACGAGGCCACGGCCGACGACGTGGCGCCCGAGACGATCATCGACGCTGTCTTCGCCTCCGTGCAGACGCCCTGA
- a CDS encoding DUF58 domain-containing protein — protein MRTKMSLFAHRRTLDLLEGGWASVHHGRSHDFDDLRAYVPGDEVKDIDWKATARHGEPLVKRYVASRRRSLVLVVDTGRNMAATAASGETKKEIAIMAAGALGYIASRHGDVVSLVAGDEGGTVALPAGATEAHLERLLRQVDGRVSLDAPRSDLRGVLDWVARGVRRRSILVVVTDDVVVDAELVRLLRRLRAQHEIVWVTVGDADLMTRSGHARDVYDVQEVTALPAYLRENAALRQAFDESSERRADDAGRQLQALGISSQRLSSQAAVVPGLFTLMEKHRRA, from the coding sequence GTGCGCACGAAGATGTCCCTGTTCGCGCACCGTCGCACCCTCGACCTGCTCGAGGGCGGCTGGGCGTCGGTCCACCACGGCCGCAGCCACGACTTCGACGACCTCAGGGCCTACGTGCCGGGCGACGAGGTGAAGGACATCGACTGGAAGGCCACCGCGCGTCACGGTGAGCCGCTGGTCAAGCGCTACGTCGCCAGCAGGAGGCGCTCGCTGGTCCTCGTCGTCGACACCGGTCGCAACATGGCCGCGACCGCCGCCAGCGGCGAGACGAAGAAGGAGATCGCGATCATGGCGGCCGGCGCCCTGGGCTACATCGCGTCACGGCACGGCGACGTCGTCTCGCTGGTCGCCGGCGACGAGGGCGGCACCGTCGCCCTGCCTGCCGGTGCGACCGAGGCCCATCTCGAGCGCCTCCTCCGCCAGGTCGACGGCCGTGTGTCGCTGGACGCGCCCAGGAGCGACCTCCGGGGCGTGCTCGACTGGGTCGCCAGGGGCGTCCGCCGCCGATCGATCCTCGTGGTGGTGACCGACGACGTCGTCGTCGACGCTGAGCTGGTGCGGCTCCTCAGACGGCTGCGCGCGCAGCACGAGATCGTCTGGGTCACGGTCGGCGACGCCGACCTGATGACGCGGTCGGGCCACGCGAGAGACGTCTACGACGTGCAGGAGGTGACGGCCCTGCCGGCCTACCTGCGCGAGAACGCCGCGCTGCGGCAGGCCTTCGACGAGTCGTCGGAGCGCCGTGCCGACGACGCGGGCCGGCAGCTGCAGGCCCTGGGCATCAGCAGCCAGAGGCTGTCGAGCCAGGCGGCGGTCGTGCCGGGGCTCTTCACCCTGATGGAGAAGCACCGCCGTGCTTGA
- a CDS encoding VWA domain-containing protein, with protein sequence MVLIWWWALLAALVVVGLGAWLWLVLRRRERARLRRAGTPVAHSERLTELPVYRRLVARYRTALVGALVLVIALAGLGALLIARPGTVQVVEPPSYKRDIVLCLDVSGSMTEVDSQIVATFAELASGLDGERIGLTLFDSSSVQAFPLTDDYDFVAEQLSQYRDSFDSAGEDGRRYWTGTDLGQGASLIGDGLASCALSFDGGSESTRPKSIVLATDNYVNGAALLTLDEAGQLATDRGIRVYALNPADYSDDAVADQVAGELRTVAESTGGAYYALDGATTVGEIIQRIDDQEAGLFTGTRRLVTTDAPQAAVIVALLLAAASFVLLWRVRL encoded by the coding sequence GTGGTCCTGATCTGGTGGTGGGCGCTCCTGGCCGCACTCGTCGTGGTCGGCCTCGGCGCGTGGCTCTGGCTCGTGCTGCGCCGCCGTGAGCGCGCCCGGCTGCGACGGGCCGGCACGCCCGTCGCCCACAGCGAGCGCCTGACCGAGCTGCCCGTGTACCGCCGGCTCGTCGCGCGCTACCGCACGGCGCTCGTGGGCGCGCTCGTCCTCGTGATCGCCCTGGCCGGGCTCGGGGCCCTGCTGATCGCGCGGCCGGGCACGGTCCAGGTCGTCGAGCCGCCCTCCTACAAGCGCGACATCGTGCTGTGCCTCGACGTCTCGGGGTCGATGACCGAGGTCGACTCCCAGATCGTCGCGACCTTCGCCGAGCTCGCCTCCGGCCTCGACGGCGAGCGGATCGGGCTGACCCTGTTCGACAGCTCGTCCGTCCAGGCGTTCCCCCTGACCGACGACTACGACTTCGTGGCCGAGCAGCTGAGCCAGTACCGGGACTCGTTCGACAGCGCGGGAGAAGACGGCAGGCGCTACTGGACGGGCACGGACCTCGGACAGGGCGCCTCCCTGATCGGGGACGGCCTGGCCTCCTGCGCCCTCAGCTTCGACGGGGGCAGCGAGAGCACGCGGCCGAAGTCGATCGTGCTCGCCACCGACAACTACGTCAACGGCGCGGCCCTGCTGACGCTCGACGAGGCGGGGCAGCTGGCGACCGACCGCGGCATCAGGGTCTACGCGCTGAACCCCGCGGACTACTCGGACGACGCGGTCGCGGACCAGGTGGCCGGCGAGCTGCGCACCGTCGCCGAGTCGACCGGTGGCGCCTACTACGCGCTCGACGGCGCGACGACCGTGGGCGAGATCATCCAGCGGATCGACGACCAGGAGGCGGGCCTCTTCACCGGGACGCGCCGCCTCGTCACGACGGACGCACCGCAGGCCGCCGTGATCGTCGCGCTCCTGCTGGCCGCGGCCTCGTTCGTCCTGCTCTGGCGGGTGCGGCTGTGA
- a CDS encoding VWA domain-containing protein, with product MTAATAPLPAAIVLQPVLPWWLLAVVGVALLGFVGWRVVAERGDRRLLRSWARRLVIVVLLLVVAVRPGVPGGSAQASTAALNVFFVVDTTSSIAAEDWDGDRPRLEGVRADVDAIASELAGARFSLISFDSTAVLRTPLTDDAAAVVTAASVMNQEITYYSSGSSISEASDLLAERLQEARDADPERANVVYYLGDGEQTADEPPGSFAAAAGDVDGGAVLGYGTAAGGRMKVFDGYGDAYSSTEYIKDRSQPGEPDALSVVDEDALRAIASQLGVDYVHRDAGTGVDAVVADARDGAVASDEGRAEAVVDLYWIAAVPLFLLALVEVSVVARALAEIRVRPRPDRSSGRTSS from the coding sequence GTGACGGCCGCCACGGCGCCGCTGCCCGCCGCGATCGTGCTGCAGCCCGTGCTCCCGTGGTGGCTGCTCGCCGTCGTCGGCGTCGCCCTGCTCGGCTTCGTCGGGTGGCGGGTCGTCGCCGAGCGGGGCGACCGCCGCCTCCTCCGCAGCTGGGCACGCCGGCTCGTGATCGTGGTGCTGCTGCTCGTCGTGGCCGTGCGTCCGGGCGTGCCGGGCGGCAGCGCGCAGGCGTCCACGGCGGCGCTCAACGTGTTCTTCGTCGTCGACACCACTTCCAGCATCGCGGCGGAGGACTGGGACGGCGACCGCCCGCGGCTCGAGGGCGTCCGGGCCGACGTCGACGCGATCGCGAGCGAGCTGGCGGGCGCACGCTTCTCGCTCATCTCGTTCGACAGCACCGCAGTGCTCCGCACGCCGCTCACGGACGACGCCGCGGCCGTCGTGACGGCCGCCTCCGTCATGAACCAGGAGATCACCTACTACTCGAGCGGCAGCAGCATCAGCGAGGCCTCGGACCTGTTGGCCGAACGGCTGCAGGAGGCGCGTGACGCGGACCCCGAGAGGGCGAACGTCGTCTACTACCTCGGCGACGGAGAACAGACGGCCGACGAGCCGCCTGGCTCGTTCGCGGCCGCCGCGGGCGACGTCGACGGGGGAGCGGTGCTCGGCTACGGCACCGCTGCGGGCGGGCGCATGAAGGTCTTCGACGGCTACGGCGACGCCTACAGCAGCACCGAGTACATCAAGGACCGCAGCCAGCCGGGCGAGCCGGACGCGCTGTCCGTCGTCGACGAGGACGCGCTCCGCGCGATCGCCTCGCAGCTGGGGGTCGACTACGTGCACCGGGACGCCGGCACCGGGGTCGACGCGGTCGTGGCCGATGCGCGCGACGGCGCTGTCGCCTCCGACGAGGGACGCGCCGAGGCCGTCGTCGACCTCTACTGGATCGCGGCCGTGCCGTTGTTCCTGCTCGCCCTCGTCGAGGTGTCCGTCGTCGCGCGGGCCCTCGCCGAGATCCGCGTGCGGCCACGGCCCGACCGGTCGTCAGGAAGGACGTCGTCGTGA
- a CDS encoding proline--tRNA ligase yields MSTRLSQLFVRTLREDPSDAEVTSHRLLVRAGYIRRQAPGVFAWLPLGLRVKAKIEAVVREEMTAAGAQEVHFPALLPREPYEATGRWTEYGEGMFRLKDRKDADYLLAPTHEEAFTLLVKDLYSSYKDLPLTLFQIQDKYRDEARPRAGLLRGREFTMKDAYSFDATDAGLEASYQLQRDAYERIFTRLGLEYVIVQADAGAMGGSRSEEFLHPTEVGEDTFVRTAGGYAANVEAFTTIVPESIPLEGLADAVALEPADTPTIATLVDQLNESHPRADGRPWTAADTLKNVVVALTHLDGTREVVVVGLPGDRDVDMKRLEVAFAPAEVEAAGDADFAGHPALVKGYLGPQVLGSESDSGIRYVVDPRVVEGSAWVTGANAPRLHVSGLVAGRDFTADAVIEAAQVREGDPAPDGSGPIETARGMEIGHVFQLGRKYAEALGLKVLDENGKQVTVTMGSYGIGVTRILAVIAEANNDAKGLVWPADVAPFDVHVVATGKDPVVFEVAEALTAELEAHRLDVLYDDRPKVSPGVKFGDAELLGVPQIVVVGRSAGEGIVELWDRRTGVRTPVPVAEAVAALSAPRAS; encoded by the coding sequence GTGTCCACGCGCCTCTCCCAGCTCTTCGTCCGCACCCTCCGTGAAGATCCCTCCGACGCGGAGGTGACCAGCCACCGCCTCCTCGTGCGGGCCGGCTACATCCGTCGCCAGGCACCGGGCGTGTTCGCCTGGCTGCCCCTCGGCCTGCGGGTCAAGGCCAAGATCGAGGCCGTCGTCCGCGAGGAGATGACCGCCGCGGGCGCCCAGGAGGTGCACTTCCCGGCCCTGCTGCCGCGTGAGCCCTACGAGGCGACCGGCCGCTGGACCGAGTACGGCGAGGGCATGTTCCGCCTGAAGGACCGCAAGGACGCCGACTACCTGCTCGCGCCCACGCACGAGGAGGCCTTCACCCTCCTGGTGAAGGACCTGTACTCGTCCTACAAGGACCTGCCGCTGACGCTGTTCCAGATCCAGGACAAGTACCGCGACGAGGCACGGCCCCGCGCGGGCCTGCTGCGCGGCCGCGAGTTCACCATGAAGGACGCCTACTCGTTCGACGCCACCGACGCCGGCCTCGAGGCGAGCTACCAGCTGCAGCGCGACGCCTACGAGCGCATCTTCACGCGCCTGGGCCTCGAGTACGTCATCGTCCAGGCCGACGCCGGCGCCATGGGCGGCTCGCGCTCCGAGGAGTTCCTGCACCCCACCGAGGTGGGCGAGGACACCTTCGTCCGCACGGCCGGCGGCTACGCCGCGAACGTCGAGGCCTTCACGACGATCGTGCCCGAGTCGATCCCGCTCGAGGGCCTCGCCGACGCCGTCGCCCTCGAGCCCGCGGACACCCCGACGATCGCCACGCTCGTCGACCAGCTCAACGAGTCGCACCCGCGGGCCGACGGTCGTCCGTGGACCGCCGCCGACACGCTCAAGAACGTCGTCGTCGCGCTCACCCACCTCGACGGCACCCGCGAGGTCGTCGTCGTGGGGCTGCCCGGCGACCGCGACGTCGACATGAAGCGCCTCGAGGTCGCCTTCGCGCCGGCCGAGGTCGAGGCCGCGGGCGACGCCGACTTCGCGGGGCACCCCGCGCTCGTCAAGGGGTACCTCGGGCCGCAGGTGCTCGGCAGCGAGTCGGACTCGGGCATCCGGTACGTCGTCGACCCGCGGGTCGTCGAGGGCTCGGCGTGGGTCACCGGCGCGAACGCGCCCCGCCTGCACGTGTCGGGCCTCGTCGCCGGCCGCGACTTCACCGCCGACGCCGTCATCGAGGCGGCCCAGGTCCGCGAGGGCGACCCGGCCCCCGACGGCTCCGGCCCGATCGAGACCGCCCGCGGCATGGAGATCGGCCACGTGTTCCAGCTCGGCCGCAAGTACGCCGAGGCCCTGGGCCTCAAGGTCCTCGACGAGAACGGCAAGCAGGTCACCGTCACGATGGGCTCGTACGGCATCGGCGTGACCCGCATCCTCGCCGTGATCGCCGAGGCGAACAACGACGCCAAGGGCCTCGTCTGGCCTGCGGACGTCGCGCCGTTCGACGTGCACGTCGTCGCGACGGGCAAGGACCCCGTCGTCTTCGAGGTCGCCGAGGCGCTGACGGCCGAGCTCGAGGCGCACCGCCTCGACGTGCTCTACGACGACCGCCCGAAGGTCTCTCCCGGGGTCAAGTTCGGCGATGCCGAGCTGCTCGGCGTCCCGCAGATCGTCGTCGTCGGGCGCTCCGCCGGCGAGGGGATCGTCGAGCTGTGGGACCGCCGCACGGGCGTGCGCACGCCCGTCCCGGTCGCCGAGGCCGTCGCGGCCCTGTCGGCTCCGCGCGCCTCCTGA
- the nusA gene encoding transcription termination factor NusA yields MDIDLSVLRLMEREREIPFEELVGIIEQAILTAYLKHTDQPESRVPTARVELDRKTGHVSVFAIERDEEGEVVGESVDSPSDFGRIAAFAAKQVINQRLRDIGDDKVLGQFKGREGDIVAGVIQQGPNPRMVHVDLGTIEAILPPEEQVPGEKYDHGTRIRVYVTGVSKGTKGPQITVSRTHPSLVRKLFALEVPEIASGVVEIVSLAREAGHRTKIAVRATEPGVNAKGACIGEMGARVRAVQTELGDEKIDIVDYSSDLPVFVASALSPAKVSSAFVIDQATKAVRALVPDYQLSLAIGKEGQNARLAAKLTGARIDIQPDSILEDD; encoded by the coding sequence GTGGACATCGACCTGAGCGTGCTGCGTCTCATGGAACGCGAGCGCGAGATCCCCTTCGAGGAACTCGTGGGCATCATCGAGCAGGCCATCCTCACGGCCTACCTCAAGCACACCGACCAGCCAGAGAGCCGCGTGCCGACGGCACGGGTCGAGCTCGACCGCAAGACCGGGCACGTGTCCGTGTTCGCCATCGAACGCGACGAAGAAGGCGAGGTCGTCGGCGAGTCCGTCGACAGCCCCAGCGACTTCGGCCGCATCGCCGCCTTCGCGGCGAAGCAGGTGATCAACCAGCGCCTGCGCGACATCGGCGACGACAAGGTGCTCGGCCAGTTCAAGGGCCGCGAGGGCGACATCGTCGCCGGCGTCATCCAGCAAGGGCCGAACCCCCGCATGGTGCACGTCGATCTGGGCACGATCGAGGCCATCCTGCCTCCCGAAGAACAGGTGCCCGGCGAGAAGTACGACCACGGCACGCGCATCCGCGTCTACGTGACCGGCGTCAGCAAGGGCACGAAGGGGCCGCAGATCACCGTCTCGCGGACGCACCCCTCGCTCGTCCGCAAGCTCTTCGCGCTCGAGGTCCCCGAGATCGCCAGCGGCGTCGTCGAGATCGTCTCCCTGGCCCGCGAGGCCGGGCACCGCACCAAGATCGCGGTGCGCGCGACCGAGCCCGGCGTCAACGCCAAGGGCGCGTGCATCGGCGAGATGGGCGCGCGCGTCCGCGCCGTCCAGACCGAGCTGGGCGACGAGAAGATCGACATCGTCGACTACTCGAGCGACCTGCCCGTATTCGTGGCCAGTGCGCTGTCGCCGGCCAAGGTGTCGTCGGCCTTCGTCATCGACCAGGCGACCAAGGCCGTCCGTGCCCTGGTGCCCGACTACCAGCTGTCGCTCGCGATCGGCAAGGAGGGGCAGAACGCCCGTCTCGCCGCCAAGCTCACGGGCGCGCGCATCGACATCCAGCCGGACTCGATCCTCGAGGACGACTGA
- a CDS encoding YlxR family protein yields the protein MVPVRTCIGTRARAPRSSLVRVVARDGRLVVDETATLPGRGAWLTPSMDAFESAVKRRAFRRALRLDSEPDPEQLRDHLMRLQTDVHTPSPTTTTGHDRTG from the coding sequence GTGGTCCCCGTAAGAACGTGCATCGGTACTCGAGCGCGCGCTCCGCGGTCCTCACTCGTGAGGGTCGTCGCCCGTGACGGACGCCTGGTGGTCGACGAGACCGCCACGCTGCCCGGGCGAGGCGCGTGGTTGACGCCTTCGATGGACGCGTTCGAGTCGGCAGTGAAACGCAGGGCATTCCGCCGTGCGCTCCGCCTCGACTCCGAGCCCGACCCCGAGCAGCTCCGCGACCACCTGATGCGGCTGCAGACCGATGTGCACACCCCGAGTCCCACCACGACCACTGGCCACGACAGAACAGGCTGA